The sequence CTTTAATCTCACAAAAAGAAAGTTGATGTTAGACTGGAAAAGTGCATGGATTATTCTCGTTATTAAATTTTTTATTATGTATTACTATATTTGTCTGTTGTATCAGTATCGGTTTTGTATCTTGTTTGAACTTCAAACCCGTTTATTTATATAACTGTTTTTTTTGTCAGTAAAATAAAAATGCTATTTGTCTATTTGGATCCCTGGTAGAAGGTCTTTTAAAACGTAGAAGATGAAGGTTTAGAGAATGGTCCAGatgctttcattcaaatttcagaaCTTACACAGATAACCCTTTATTTTGAATCTTTTTGTATTGATGATCTTTAAATGATAAATCATTATAGTCTTTGTTAAATTATATATGATTTTCTATAATGAACAAGCAACAGTGAATTAATGTATAAGCTTTCATACACTTTAAAACGACAAAGATAAACTTATAAATTGTAAATGTTCAAACTAAAAATTAACGAGAAGCTATTGGTGGTTAGTAACAAAATATCATTTATAGCCGTATGAAATTTTATTTTTGATTTAATAAAATTTAGTGTTACTATTTAATAAGTATAAACTATAAACTAATCATCTAAATGTAACCAAAATACAACATATTTATCTTTATGTAAAATTTCAAGGTGGACATTTATATGGAAGTAAATTGGAGGTCGATTTTGTTAATTATGTATACATAATGTAAGTCAACAAACACTCACTTACATTTTGAAACACTAACAGATATTAAATGAAATGAAAAGCTTGCAAGTTTTCTCTATATGATGTCTTTACTTTCTGTAGAATTCTTTACACTGCCATATAATAAAAACTTAGAGCAAATTATCATGTGATCAAGTATCCCATGGTTGACAGGAAACGCGCAAGGACATTCTTGAATTTTCACTTGAGGACATGCAATTGGCCACCGAAAACTTTAGTGaaaaaaatttgattaaaaaggaaGGATTTGGGATGTTATATCGAGGAAAAGTTCCAAATGACATTGGATATAAATATCCAGTCATTTTAAAGGTCACCAAATCTTCAGAAGAAATTAATTTTCTAACAGAGCTTGAAATCCTCTTTGGACATAAACATAAAAATATTATCGGCATTGTTGGTTATTGCAAGGAAAAGGGTGATAAAATTATCGTTTATGAAAATGCATATAACGTAAATACTCTTGATAGTCATGTGAATGATGTTAGTCTTACATGGACAAAAAGACTTGAAATATGCTTAGGCCTTGCAAACGGGTGAAAATTTCTTCATAAAGGTTTTGGAAGACAACAATCAGTTGTACATAGAGACATTAAAAGTGTTAATATCGTACTAAATGGAGATTGGACTCCAAAAATATGAGGGTTTGGGTTTTCTTTGATGATTCGTAAAAGTCAAGAGATGGAATATTTCGTCAATGATCCCGACTATTGTGATCCCGTGTATTGTGATCCCGTCTACTTGAAAACTGGCTTTTTAACTAAAGAATCTGATATTTATTCTTTTGGTGTGGTTTTATTTGAGATGTTAAGTGGAACACTTGCATGTGTAAAGGATTTTAGAGAATCTAAGCAATTTCAAGACTTCTTAGTTGATGAGATTGTTTTAGAGGGTATTAAGGAACAAATTAAAGCCAAATCGCTAGCTACATTTGGAAGGATTACCTGTCAATGCTTGCATGAAAAGCCAGAAAAACGACCTAAAGCGGATGAAGTATATATGCAACTCAAGAAAGCATTAGATATCCAAGTAAGATTTCACAATTTACAATTTCTCCATATTTTAACGAATTAAAATGATAGTCATAATTTCTAAATAAAATTGGAACTATCTAGAATTAAATTAACATACAAAAAGTGCTTACAAATTTTCACGTGATGTATTTAGTAACAAATCTTTTCAGGTGTTGAGCGATAGATTGATTGTCAAAAAAGATTTGTATTCGATGAAACTCGAAGGAGGAGGTAATCTGAGTGACCATATCGTCACCTTTAAACGATTAGTTTCGAAGTTGTCCGATATAAAtgagattatgaaagaagaggaCTTGGCACTATATATGTTGTCATCATTACCCAAATCGTACAAatgatttgtggatgatatgttaaCAGGAATCACCAGTTTAAAACTTAAAGACGTGCTTGAGAAGTTAGGCGACAAGAACTAAATAAACGAGAGCTCTTATGTGTGAAGATCCATTAGCTATACAGGTTCTCAGAATTGTTTTTAAATTTTCAATGTGACAGCTTGATTATTCTAAGTGGTTGTTATTAAAGTTAAATTTGCTGCAAGTATTTTTTTTGTGCACATTTTTTCGTAGATAAATACAGAAACGCAGATGAGTGATTGTAGTCAAACCACATTTTTTTGTGCACATTTTTTTGTAGATAAATACTAAATGCAAAGCAGGTAAGTGCTTAGTGGCATTACCATACACGCCAGCAAATGTGGTTAGTGGTTACATGGTAGACCTGTTATTATTTCGACGTAATCATCTTTTGTCAGCCACCTCTGAACATCATGATCTCTGATGTTCATGACATGTAAATTAAAAGCCAGAAAACAAACATGTAGTTAATGATCGGACAGTTTAACAGAGAGCTATGAATTTTCAAAATTGATTTTGTTTTGGAGAGATTTTTCTATGCAAACTTTTATATTGGAGGGCAATCTGAAGCAGTCCAATTATTTTCATGTTTAGAACATAAGTTGACTATGTTGACTTTttgtcaaaaagtcaaagatcGAGATATTATTGAGATTCATGATTTCGAGATTCAGGTATAGTTTTCAAAATCGATATCTAAATTTAAATTGCGTTTAATTTGAAGTTTAGACCGATGATTTACGCATGAATTTTGCTAGTACCCGTTCGTTCCTTGATCTTCTCAAGTGGCATTGAATTAAGCAATTTCTAATGAATGATGTAGAATACTAATTATTCATGGAGTGATTGTTCATCATTGGATAGGTTTAATTTGGCTTTATTTGAATTTTTTGATCAAAGACTTTCTTGAAAATTTCATGAGATTCTGTTATTTTTAGGTATTAAAATACGTTACAATCAAATTAATGAATGTTTTAGAACAATTGTGTCAGTTAATCTCCCGTTAATTAAGAAATTTGATGATTTTCTAGAAATTTCATTTCAAATGTTCTTGAGGAGTTCTTGGGGCTCAAATTGATATTCAAACATAATTTGTTGTTATATCTGAATCACTTAAGTTTCGGTGTGTTTTTTATTTTCTCGGAAAATTCATTTAACATACTTTTGTCGGAAATTACAATTCCATAACCAACTCTAACAAACTACCACAAAAATCGGACACAAGGTTGAGCCAAACCCAAAAACCTTAGGTCACTTTGTTTGATCTGTAGACTTGGTCACATGCACTAGTTAGCTCACTCAATTGTCCTAACTACAACTCTCGATAACCGGTCATCGGGTAAACCGAGGTTCAACCAAAAACCGATCACAAAATCTAAAGCACCGTTTGGTTGAAACTTGAAAGAATGGTTTTCGAATGAATGAAATGTGTCAAGGGAATTGGAATTCTAAGGAATTGGAATCCGAAGGAATTGGAATCCGAAGGAATTGGAATCAGAAGGAATTGAAATCCGAAAGAATTGGAATTGATAAATTCCATGTAATATGAAAAGATGTGCTTTTTTATTTACAAGAAATGAAATTGAATTCCATTTTAGAAAATAATTAAAAAGTTATACAAAAAGTTTTAGGTTTTAAGTTTTCGATTTCATTTTTAGACTTGCATTTCAGTTTTAGATTCGCTAACCGAAAACGCGTGGCAAAAAGGCGCGTCAAAAAGCGCAGCTAAAACGCACGTCGGAAAACGTTCGGTGAAACCCCAGGCTGAAACGCCGGGCGAAGAGCGTCACGATAAGCGAGTCGAAAAGCATGTCGGAAAAAAAACGCCGCGCAGAGGAAGCAAGCGAGAACGCGCCTCGAAAAACACACGTCGAGAACGCACTTCAAAACAGGTCGTCAAAAACGCGCGTCAAAatgaacaaaaaatataaatgtaaatatttgaGGTTGTTTTAATATTTCATAGATTTAATATTGAAGAAATCCAAAACCACCAAAATCCTGAAGGAATAAATATTCCATAGATGAAGAAATCTCAAGATTTAAAAAAATTTGATTTCTTGCTAAATATGTCAACTAAACGGAGTGGTGTAAGAAATAAAAGTGCAATTCCATCAAATTCCCATGAGATTATGTGAACCAAGCGGGGCCTAAGTTTTTCGGGAAATCAAAACTCACGAGAATTTATTCTCAAAAACTGAATCAAATCAAATCATAAAACTAGCTTCTCGGTGATTTCCACAATCAACTCATATCGCATTTCGATTTCTCAAGAATTTAACAAGAAAATTTTCTCGGTAAATCAAGTTCCCGAGAAATAATTCTTGAAAAAGGTGTAATTGTGACTTTTAAGGTTACCGAAACCGTGGTGGAAAATAACCGGATACCAAGTTACGGGCATTAGTTCTAAATTTAAACCATTCTGAAAATTAAGTACTTTCTTGATTGGAGTATCAGATTACAACTCACACCTCTAACACATAGTAAAATATCTAAACCTACCCACACACACCATTATCTTTCAAACTCTCCCCAAGCTTCCAGTCACCATTGATGGAACCTAAGCTAGTAGATTACAGAGTTTCCTAATTACACAAATTAAAGGGAGCTATCGAATTGTAATCATAAGTAATCATTCGACTATTGATACGACTATTGATAGTTTATATGATTACATTTCCGTATTACAATCTTCATATTATTCATTGCTTGGTTACTTCTGACTCCCTATTAAACCTAGAGGAGAACTTTGAGCCAAATCGAATCAAATGAGACCATTAATGAGCCAAATTACTttcatttaaaactgtggtttaagAACTTCGTGATTCTGCCATGTTTAACTGTAACAAACATATGCAATGTGCTTAGTTTCATCCTCTATGCGCACAGAAGACAAaaataaattgaaaaaaaaaatcaacagGGAAATAGTTTCTTGCCTGAACTCCCTTTGGCTTTTATACATCCAAAAGTGCTCAGTTGTATGTAATCCGGGTTGGGGTACAACCAACCACCCCAAAGGCACAAAATCACCCCCAATACATTCGTTTATTAGGGCTCTGAAGTGCAAATATGCATACACGCCCTCCAAAACCCTCAAGTTCAACAGACCGAGAGATGCAGCTTATTCGGGATAAGTTAAAACGGTTCTTGAAGAACTACACTTAAAAAAGATCAGTTAGCTTTATTTGGTTTGGGGATCTTCTTATAGTCATAGTTGTTTATGTCAACACTCTGCTGCAAAGCCTTCAACAAAAACAACCCATTGATAAGcttcacaaatatatatatatgcagaaaTTAGTTCGAACAGGTAGGGTAATATGCAAAAATTAGTTCGAGCATAACGAGTCAGGATCGGCTGGGCTACCCACAAACACTTTCAAGTATTTTTGTTTTAAATATATGAGCATATAACTGTTGAATTACAAAGATGATCTAAATCTAAACATTCATAAAAAGTGACTTCATATTTTTATGCATATGAATACAATTTAGTTCACTTTCACCTGCTTGATCTATTTCCTTTTATGGACAGAAGTTTTTTTTTACCCATTTATAGTGTAAAGATGAAACATTACCCAAAACGGCCAATTTGTGTAAACAAGGGTCAAGCCACAACCTATAGTATATATAGAATTAGTTTATAGAATGTCGTGTCACCTTTAGCTCCTCCTCAAGAGATAGGTTTTTGGGCTTGTAAGCTTCAATCGGTCCCGTTCTTGAAAGAGCTTTTTTTGTTTCAAGAATCTCCCACTCTTGGTCGTCTTTCACCTTAGCTATATCCTTGCTGAAGTACAAATATTGACATTGCTAAATACAAACTAACTGAATGAAAGCAAGAGAATGTCACTAGCAAACTCCCTTTTTGTTGATACGATGAGTAACACGATTATTTAATTTTTAAGTATTAGCAAATGATGACTCACCTGCCCTGCAAGAGATGACCAAACCCAAGTGCTCCAAAAACAGTGAGTGAGATCATTGGAAGACCGTATCTAATAAATGGCCCTTTTCTTCCCCATCTTTTGAACCCTGAAGCTGAATTTTGAACTTTATCAATATTTTTAGCTCCAAGTTTATTAGCTTTATCAGGTTGATCCATAGTTGTTCCAACTGTTGTCATCCTTAGATACTGCAAACATGGGTTAACCCACCACCTATAATGTATAAATGATTAAGGGTATTTATAGGATGTCGTATCACCTTTAGCTCCTCCTCAAGAGATAAGTTTTTAGGTTTGTAAGCTTCAATCGGTCCTGTTCTTGAAAGAGCTTTTTTTGTTTCAAGAATCTCCCACTCTTGGTCGTCTTTCACCTTAGCTATATCCTTGCTGAAGTACAAAAATTTAAATCAATAAAATACGAACTAGCTGAATGAATATGAGATTAATGTATAACGGGCTTTAGAATCAAAGCAAGAGAATTTCACTAGCAAACTCCCATTTTGTTGATACGATGAGTAACACGATTATTTAATTTTTAAGTATTAGCAAACGATGAATTACCTGCCCTGCAAGAGATGACCAAGCCCAAGTGCTCCAAAAACAGTGAGTGAGATCATAGGAAGACCGTATCTAATAAATGGCCCTTTTCTTCCCCATCTTTTGAACCCTGAAGCTGAATTTTGAACTTTATCAATATTTTTAGCTCCAAGTTTATTAGCTTTATCAGGTTGATCCATAGTTGTTCCAACTGTTGTCATCCTTAGATACTGCATAGTTGGCATGAAGTATAATGGCGTGATGAAACATGATGCTCAATGTCAGATACACATATCACCTATGTACTTTACATATGCATTTATTAGTACTTACATAAGAGAAGCTGACTGTTTGAGATTTAACATCTACCGGTAGTAAATGAGTGTACAGTTTGCCCCAGGCATTAATTTATTAACAAATCCTTTTTTAGAATCTCAAGACCATAAAGTAATGTAAGTCAAACAGAAGATCATATTAATCAAATTTTTGGCAAACTACAGAATTCTAAGAGTACTCAAATGGTCATAATAGAACATAATGGACCAAATACATATATATCCACAAGCAAACACACAACACTTGCAAGGAAAAGAGCAGATTCTAGAAGGGCACTAGGTTGAAACCATAAATTGGTAAGTAAAGCGGTTTACTTGCATAAGAACTTGTTTCCATTTTAGTCCAAAATCAACTATTTCGATTTCAGGGTGGTTCCTGAGCCTAATAGTGGTAAATGaaatcatgtttataagaaaattgATAGTTCAAAAGAAAATAGCATCATTAAAAATCAAGTTAAAAGTTCATAACCTGGATCAGTTACTCGTGCATCAAGTCTTGAAATATAGAAATCAATTTAATAAATCATCTTCACAAAACTTTAGAGACTCAAAATCTCTTTCAGTCAGATAATGGATTATTAcatataaattataaaccataCATATTTGGTGACTAAGAAAGCACACAAGATGTTTGTTAATATGCCAATGAGAAGTTTATAATTGTAGACCAACTGTAAGGAGCTTACAACCAGTAAGCATCATTATACATAAACCTTACCATCTTTGTACAAAAAATTATAATAAAAAACTAAGAGCCCTAATCATGTAACCAATATTACATCTATGCACTagcaagaaattattaaactacagcGCAAAGCATATAAGTATTGATTTAGTTATTGCAAAATCAAACAATTACAAATTAAAGACCCTACCTCAATTACTGTTCACGAATCATCTGCGGAGCTGAGAAATGAGAAATCCACAACTCTGCGAATCCTTAAATCAATTGATAAACTTCgttgattatttatttattattgaaaTGGTAAAGAGATAAACATCATTGATTATTTATTTACTATTGAAATGGTAAAGAGGATAATGAGAGTATACTAGGGGTCCACCATTTAGTTTCAAATCGAATAAATCAAATATCGAATCTAATTTTTTAAATGATTTTCGGATCGATCGAAaccgaaaccgaaaccgaattcgtaattcgatttttggttttgaaaattttaaatttggttaaaCGAAAATCTATTAAAAAatcgaattcaaattaataacattataaaacatatttataaataaaatatttatatatttatattatatttgatgtattattacatttttattaaacaataaacatgttatatacccTATATACTTAGATTAATTCCACAACCGTTATTCCTAATTTATACGTAAGTTTATCCTGGttaggatttttatttttagtgatttttgGTTTTAACCGAAACTAAACCGAAATCAAATTTGGTTTTCGATTCGGTTTTGGttatggttttgatatttaaatttggtttcggtttggtttttggttttgattttataagtttcaaaaccgaaaaaatcgaaccgaataaaccgaaaaaccaaaaaccgaaccgatgaacacccctagagTATACCAGATCGATCTCCTTGTTAAATTAGTTTGCGAAACCTTTTTAAGATTTAGAATTGTAATTGGGTTAGACACCTGTTCAATTTGAGTTGGAAAAAACAAGTTGATAATGAGTTGGgtgttatttttttcttttcataaAACCTCTAAAATACTGTACAATTTTAACACTCAAAATTATGTAAAAATCATATGTAATCATGCGTAAAGAATATACACTAGAAGGCAAAACACAATTTCACCTGTATGTTAGAAGTAATTAAAAGATAAGATGGTGACATTGGATGGTTCTAGTTCTATACAACCTTATGACAAAAGGTCTGCCCAAATTAGCTTAAATACTAAATTTAAACGTTCCCCTTAACTTCGAACCTCATTGAAATCCCCTCAAACGATCCATGGCATATCCCTATATTGCAACAGCTTTTCTAGGTCGCTCCAGAATCTATTCTTTTTAGCAGTAGTATGAGGCCCATATACATTAACTACAACAACTTCTGAATCACTTCTCTAAGTATCCTTTAATTGCAAGATAGAAAACTTTTGTTCTATTGCTTGATTAGTCTTAAAGATTGTGTGGCCCCAACCCATAAGCATACCACCCCAGAAGCCTTGATCATACTTTTGGATATATTTAGTCTTCCGATCCCCATAGTCCCTCTATCCAACAGTCCTCAAGTTGTCCACACGTTGTTTCCTGTAGACACAATACCACAGGTTTCTCCTTTCTAAACAAGTTCCATAACCAATTAACCTTATCATCTTGCCCAACTCCACGAACATTTAAAGACATGACTATCGTTAAGGTTAAAATAACAATTTGATGTAAGGAGCCTATTGTCTTGCCCTCCAACGTACACCAATTTTACCACCCATTTCTTTAATTCCAACACTATTTGATGAACTGTTTACCTTAGATGAGTCTTTGGATCTCGATTTCTTGTTGCCATTCTTTACAAACGTAGGTTTTCACTTCCTAATATTGAATTGTGAATGCTTGTCTTTATGTGCACTTCTTTCC comes from Rutidosis leptorrhynchoides isolate AG116_Rl617_1_P2 chromosome 4, CSIRO_AGI_Rlap_v1, whole genome shotgun sequence and encodes:
- the LOC139843330 gene encoding uncharacterized protein isoform X1; its protein translation is MTTVGTTMDQPDKANKLGAKNIDKVQNSASGFKRWGRKGPFIRYGLPMISLTVFGALGLGHLLQGSKDIAKVKDDQEWEILETKKALSRTGPIEAYKPKNLSLEEELKYLRMTTVGTTMDQPDKANKLGAKNIDKVQNSASGFKRWGRKGPFIRYGLPMISLTVFGALGFGHLLQGSKDIAKVKDDQEWEILETKKALSRTGPIEAYKPKNLSLEEELKFFKNRFNLSRISCISRSVELEGFGGRVCIFALQSPNKRMYWG
- the LOC139843330 gene encoding uncharacterized protein isoform X2, whose translation is MTTVGTTMDQPDKANKLGAKNIDKVQNSASGFKRWGRKGPFIRYGLPMISLTVFGALGLGHLLQGSKDIAKVKDDQEWEILETKKALSRTGPIEAYKPKNLSLEEELKYLRMTTVGTTMDQPDKANKLGAKNIDKVQNSASGFKRWGRKGPFIRYGLPMISLTVFGALGFGHLLQGSKDIAKVKDDQEWEILETKKALSRTGPIEAYKPKNLSLEEELKALQQSVDINNYDYKKIPKPNKAN